Within Bacteroidales bacterium, the genomic segment GTTGTCCCGTCAGGGGTCGAACCTGAACTCTTCTGATCCAGAGTCAGACGTGTTGCCAGTTACACCACGGGACAATGCGGGTACAAAATTATGAATTTTTATAAATAAAAAATGAATTTTTTGATTTTTATCACTCTCGTCATACTCAAATTCATTTCGGACATGCTGAGCCGTTGTTCTGGAAAAAGATTCTATTTGATGAAAATCAAGAACAACGAGTCCCTGCCCGACTGCAGGCGGGGAAGTTGACCGATTAAGAAAAAGTATTTCGGATTATAACATTTGAGCTACATTTCAGCCTCAAAAATATGAGACTGCTTAATGTGACTCAATATCTTTTTCCACCAGACCGTTTGGATAAAAATAAGGATATAAATTATTTTGGAGGTTGCCAGACACCTTTTAATCCCACGGTTTTATTAAAAACTTTCAGTTCATTTGTTGAATCTGGATCCACACAAAAATACCCCACGCGTTCAAACTGCACGATGTCGCCAGATTTAAGATGATTTGTGGCAGGCTCGGTAAAACATTTAACGATTTTCAGTGAATCAGGATTAAGATTTGACCTGAAATCCATTCCTTCGGTAACGTCTTCCGGATTTTCCTTAGTAAAAAGTTTGTCATACAATCGGGCTTCGGCTTCAAGAGTGTATTTCGCCGACACCCAGTGTATGGTGGCTTTCACCTTGCGGTTGCTGTCGGGCATGCCACTGCGTGTATCGGGCAAATAAGTACAATGTACTTCTTTTACCTTGCCATTTTCATCCTTTTCAACACTGTCGCAGCGAATAATATAGGCATATTTTAGCCGCACTTCGTTTCCCGGATACAAACGAAAATATTTGTGAGCAGGCACTTCCATAAAATCTTCCTGTTCTATGTACAATTCACGGGAAAAAGGAATCTTTCGTGTCCCTGCTGCAGGGTCTTCGGGATTGTTAACAGCTTCCATTTCTTCTTCCTTGTCTGCAGGATAATTGTCCAGTATAAGTTTTACGGGGTTTATCACGCCCATCATGCGGCGGGCTTTTTTGTTGAGGTCTTCGCGCAGACAGTGTTCCAGCAGTGAAACATCAATAACATTATCGCGTTTAGCCACTCCAATTATATCGGCAAAATTCCTTAGGGCTTCGGGAGTATATCCGCGGCGGCGTATGCCGCAGATGGTGGGCATGCGCGGGTCATCCCAACCGTTAACTACTTTTTCCTGAACCAGTGACAACAGCTTGCGCTTGCTCATCACAGTATAATTTATATTAAGGCGGGCAAATTCTATTTGCTGTGGGGCATATATCTCCAGCTCCTGAATGAACCATTCGTACAATGGGCGGTGTACTTCAAACTCAAGGGTACATATTGAATGTGTTATGCGTTCAATGGAATCGCACTGCCCATGGGCAAAGTCGTACATCGGATATATACACCACTTGTTTCCTGTACGATGGTGGTCGGAATGTAAAATCCGGTAAAGTATCGGGTCGCGCATAAGCATATTCGGGGAGGCCATATCAATTTTTGCCCTAAGAACTTTTGCCCCGTCGGGGAATTCACCGTTTCGCATACGGGCAAATAAATCCAGGTTTTCTTCAATGCTGCGGTTGCGGTAAGGGCTTTCTGTTCCGGGCTTTGTTACGGTTCCGCGGGTGGTGCCCATTTCTTCCTGAGTCAAATCACAAACATAAGCTTTCCCCTTTTTTATCAGCCTGACTGCATATTCGTATAAAGTTTCAAAATAATCCGAGGCATAAAACTCTCCATCCCACTGAAATCCCAGCCAGCGGATATCTTCCATAATAGAATCTACATATTCCGTGTCTTCTTTTGTAGGATTTGTATCATCAAAACGAAGGTTGCATTTTCCTCCGTATTTTTTGGCCAGTCCGAAATTCAGGCATATAGATTTGGCATGGCCTATATGCAGATAGCCGTTAGGTTCCGGCGGAAATCGCGTATGTACTCTTTGGTCATTTTTCCCTTTTAAAAGGTCTTCTTCAATGATTTGTTCAATAAAATTCAATGATTTTGCATCACTCGCAGCAGATGATAAAGGGTTCAAAGTGTTGAAGTTTTCTTCCATAAATAGTTTTTTGCTATAGAGATGCAAAAGTAATCATTTACCGTGTTTTTTGGCTAATTTTGCCCCCTCAAATAAATTTTTATGGGTAGAATAATTCTTGAAAATATTGAGTTTTACGCTTATCATGGTTGTTTTACCGAAGAGCAGATTGTTGGCAGCAAATTTCTGGTAACTGTAAAATTTGATTACAACAGCATGGAGGCTGAAAAAACGGATAGCCTTTCAAAAACCATTAATTATCAGGAAGTATATGTTTTGATAAAAAAAGAAATGGAACAAAAATCCAGGTTGCTTGAACATGTGGCATCGCGAATAGCGGATGCTATTAAAAATAATTTTCATGAAGCAGAGAAAATTTCTGTAAAAGTTACAAAAATTAATCCTCCTTTAGGGGGCAAGATAGCGGGCGTTAGCTTTACCATCAAGAAATAATTAAAAATGAGTTTATAATGGTTTATTTTCAACGAACCCTATGAAACCGTATGCCATGATTGTTTTTCTTATCATAGTCTTTACAGTTCATCTGCTGGTTAACATTTATATTTTTCTGCGCGGCTGGCAGGCATTAGCATTCGCTCCTTCCATAAGGCCTTATTATATTGCATTGTTTGTTGTTTTGTTCTTATCATATATTATAGCCCGTGCATTAGAAAATTATATTGGCTATACCATTGCAGGTGTTTTCAATTGGATAGGCTCTTTCTGGTTTGCTGCAATGCTGTATTTTTTTCTCCTTATTCTTTGCATAGATATTATTCGCTTGCTTAACTACTGGTTTCATTTTTTGCCCGCCATATTTTATGCCGATTATGCCAAAACAAAAATTCTGGTAATGCTTGGTTCTATAATGGTGGTTTTCCTTTTGATGATATATGGTTTTATTAACGCATCGCAGGTGAAAATTTCAAAACTTGATTTAAAGCTAGATAAAAAGGCCGGGCAGCTGAAATCTTTGAATATTGTAATGCTTTCAGACATTCATTTAGGAACTATTATTGGCGCAAAAAAACTTAAAAAAATAACGAAGACAATTAATACTTTATCGCCTGATATTGTTTTGTTTGCCGGTGACCTTGTAGATGAAAATATCCGTCATGTTATTAAACAAAATCTGGGAGAACACCTCGAAAATATCACATCAAAATATGGCTCTTATGCTGTTCCCGGCAATCATGAGTTTATTGGCGGGGCAAATGCTGCCATTGCCTATCTGGAAAAGCATAGCGTTAAGTTTTTGCTCGATTCTGCAGTTCTGATTGACAGTGTTTTCTGGCTTGCCGGACGTAACGACAAAGATATGAAACGTTTTACAGGAAAGGAACGCCAGCCTCTTAATTCACTATTGGAAGGTGTTGAGAAAACATTGCCTGTCATCTTGCTTGATCATCAGCCTTTTTATCTTGAAAAAACTGCAGAAGCAGGAGTGGATTTGCAATTATCAGGGCATACACATAACGGACAAATATTTCCGCTCAATCTAATAACAAGAGCTATATATAACCCCGACTGGGGTTACAGAAAAATTGGCAACAGTCATTTTTATATTTCCTGCGGTGTTGGAACGTGGGGGCCGCCTTTAAGAATAGGAAATCATCCGGAAATTGTAAACATTACCCTTCATTTTATATAGCTGCTTAAACCTTTTATTAATTTTACAAAAAATTCCAGTATAAACCTGGGCGAGATATTAATGTTTGTTTTTTTTAATCCAAATTCGTCATTTAAAAATTAATTTCTAATGACCGTTATTTGACTCCATTTATTCCCGGGGGGTATTACCTGCTCCCCGAAATTTTAAAACTAAGTTTAAGGGCGAAATTTTTCAGCTCATTATCAAAAGCATAGGCTCCATAACGGTAAAAAACACCAACGCCCAGCTTCAGGTAAGCGAGATTGAACAATTTCAGTCGTAATAAATTGTCGAACATCAAACCCGATTCAAAATACCATTTATCTGGAACTTTGAAATCAATACCACTGTGATATTCTTTATGTGAAAGCTCTCCATAAAGTATGCTTTGGCATATATTTGGTTCGGGCCTGAATTTTTTTCCTTTAAATAAATAATTTCCAAAAGAATGCCTGAAATGAAAAGCAAAATATCGGTCATATAAAAATTCATCAATACGCATGGTCTGAAACGTATTCCTGAAATAAAAAACAAAGCTTGTTGTATAAGAACCCTTGCCTTTAAAAAGTTTTGTATAAGGCACTTCACCCCATATATAACCCGCTTCAAGAAACAGATATGTTTTCCCCAGGTGTTTTATTAAAAATTCCTTTTCCAGTGCCAGTTCCAGTTTGTCATAATTGAATTGCCCTCCCAGCAAGCCTTTAAAGCCATGAATATACGTTAAATATAAAACAGGATACTTTGTTCCGAGTGTATATCGTTTATTAAAAGCATCAATAAGTTTTTCGTCGTGAGCATAGCGAACACCGATTTTCAATTCGGTATATTTATGAATATTTCCGGCAAAAGTGTCTGATACTGTTGGTAAATAGTAATATGGATATTCCGGATTGCGGTTTTCATGCAATCCCGAAATTTCAAATTGTGCATACCTTAATGTCCTGAAATTAAAATATATATTGAGCTTTTCTGCAAAATCAATCCGGTCAATCAGAAATTCATTCCAATAAGAAAAATTTCGAAACCCCACAAAATCTGTCATCCCAGGAGTTTCCAAATCTTTAAGATAATACGCTCCAATAAATATTTCATGTTTTTTTGATAATGTAAATTCAAAATTACCGCCGTATTTAAATTTTTTGTCCCAAAAACCGTAAGCACCAAAGCCGCCGATGGTAAACCACCGACAAAGTTTTTCGTTAGTGCGAAGTCCCAATCCAATCCTAACACCTTCAATATTATTATAATTAAAAAGTTCCTCTAGTGAAAAGTCTAAAAAACTAAGTGGGATATAGCCTTCGAGTATTTTTTCAATTGCCAGAGAATAATAATCAAACTTATGTTTCTTTCCTAAGGAATCAATGACATGATACGTTTTTATTTCCTTTGCAGTGAGGGAATCTTTTCGGGAATTTTGCCAAAAGTCTGCATTACGAGAACCAGCTCCATTTTCAAAAACAAGATTGCTGGGGCCGAAATTTGAATTTTTCAATTCAGGGGAAAAATTAACATCAGAAATATAGCTCCTTCCCTTCATCACCACGCCCACTTTTTCTGAGGGATAATTAGGCAATAACCAGTCGTAATTAAGCTGTGACGGAAACCAGTATTTGTTATCCACAAATGTGTATAGTTGCTGTATTTTTATGGACCACAACCCTTCTTCGGCGGGCTGCGCAATTACATTCTGAATAGCATATCGGTTAGAATTAATGTAAAGAACTCCTTTCAAAGCATTAAAATTTTTTCCTTTCATGGGCATAAAAGAAATAACAAATACGCTGTCATTGCCGTCAAACAATGTGTCTTCCAGTATAAAACTGTATCTGCCAATACTTCCATTACTTATGGGGTTTAGATAGTCTTTTACGTCCGTTATGGAAAGCGAAATAAAATCCGTATAAAACGAAAAGGGTTGTATATCGGTGGCAAGTGTCGTAAAGTTTGCGTCAGTAAACCCTGAAACTTTTGTTCCCAAAACGGTTTCCTGGCTTTTCCCATCCTTGTAAATACGTTCGGTAAAGGCTTCGAGCATCATTATATGTTGTTCATCGGCTAAACGACTCATCTTCAAAAAAGTACTATCATCTTTTAACTTTGAGTCGGGATTGGAACTAATGGTATATTTTGTTTTGTCTAGATACCATTCGGCAACGACTTTGTTGTAACAATTATACTTAAATAAAGGAATGTTTTCCGGATTGTTTATTTTCTTATTTGCCTGAACTTTCCGTATAATGTTATGAGCGGGGTTTTCGCCCGGATATATTTCCACGCCGCTTAATTCAAGGCTTTTGCGCAGCATCAAGATTTTTAGTGATTTTGCCGGGGCCGTCATTTTGACAACAACAGGGTTATACCCGACAAACTTAAATGTCAGCGTTTGTATGGGAGTGGGCGATTTAAAATAAAAATTTCCGTCAATATCCGTTGAGCCGCCAAAATCGTTGTCGTTGACCAGAATATTAACAAAGGCCAGGGGCGCCCCGGTTACCGAGTCAATAACTTTACCAAATGCGAGATGTTGTGCCGTTGAAATTAAAACGGCTATATGCAACAAAAAAACAAATATGAAAAGGCGGCGTATCATTGCGGCAAAGAAAATAAGAATTACTGTAATAACAGATTGTTTTCTTTAAAATTGCATTTAAAAAACTTATTTATGGGTATTTATTTTATGTAAATTTGTGCTTCAGCTTGTAAATTCAGGTTGTTATTGTAAGCATTTGGATTTCCCGAAATGAGAAAAATAATTGGATACATCGCGAGGAATATCTACAAAAACAAGTTCTCTCAATTACAAGAACAACTTCTTTTTGAATACTCATTTTCATTGAAGGGTAAAAGAAATTTGATTAAAAACTACAATTGTAATAAAGCATTTTCAAATGGCCGAACATAACGAACTCGGAAAACAGGGCGAAGATGTTGCTGCAAAATACCTTGCTGAAAAAGGATACAAAATTTTGTTCCGTAACTGGCGTTATGGAAAAGATGAACTTGATATTATTGCCGAAACGGACACCCACCTTGTTTTTGTTGAAATAAAAACCCGAAGCAATATCATTTTCGGTGAACCCGAAACTGCTGTAACCAAAAAGAAACAAAGCTTTCTGATACGTGCGGCAAATGCGTACATCGAAAAAAATAATTGCACAAAAGAAGCCCGCTTTGATATTATTTCCGTAATTTTGCCGTCGCATCCTGTGCATATAAGCCATATTGAAGATGCTTTTTATCCAACTCTTTGAAATTTTATATTATGAAAAAATCCGGTAGTTCCCCTTTTAAAAAAAACACTAACGGCCAGAAAAACCGGAAACCAAGCGATAAAAAACCTTTTTCCCGTAAACGCTACGACAAGCCATCTGGTAAATATAGCCACGAAAAAGAAGGCTCATCAGTTCCTTCTGCTAAATCCTTTGAAAATAACTACAGTGGCTCTGAAAAAAAATATTCTAAAACAAGCGGCTACAAAAACAAAACAACAAAACCATATAGAAAAGAAGAAAAAGATGGCCCTGACAGGCCAATAGAACGTTACATCCACAAAAGAAGCAGCGAAGACAAAAAACCATATTCCGATAAACCATATGGTTTGAGAGAAAAAAAATATAGGGAGAAATCAACGTATTCTGATAAAAAATTCACCGGCAAAAATAATTACAAAAAAAGAACAACACGTCCATCCCGGAAAGAAGAAGGTGTTGCCGACAGGCCAATAGAGCGTTATACCCACAAACGAAGTAGTGAAGATAAAACATCCTATACTGACAAGCAACATTTTTTGCATAATGGTGAAA encodes:
- a CDS encoding glutamine--tRNA ligase/YqeY domain fusion protein, with the translated sequence MEENFNTLNPLSSAASDAKSLNFIEQIIEEDLLKGKNDQRVHTRFPPEPNGYLHIGHAKSICLNFGLAKKYGGKCNLRFDDTNPTKEDTEYVDSIMEDIRWLGFQWDGEFYASDYFETLYEYAVRLIKKGKAYVCDLTQEEMGTTRGTVTKPGTESPYRNRSIEENLDLFARMRNGEFPDGAKVLRAKIDMASPNMLMRDPILYRILHSDHHRTGNKWCIYPMYDFAHGQCDSIERITHSICTLEFEVHRPLYEWFIQELEIYAPQQIEFARLNINYTVMSKRKLLSLVQEKVVNGWDDPRMPTICGIRRRGYTPEALRNFADIIGVAKRDNVIDVSLLEHCLREDLNKKARRMMGVINPVKLILDNYPADKEEEMEAVNNPEDPAAGTRKIPFSRELYIEQEDFMEVPAHKYFRLYPGNEVRLKYAYIIRCDSVEKDENGKVKEVHCTYLPDTRSGMPDSNRKVKATIHWVSAKYTLEAEARLYDKLFTKENPEDVTEGMDFRSNLNPDSLKIVKCFTEPATNHLKSGDIVQFERVGYFCVDPDSTNELKVFNKTVGLKGVWQPPK
- the folB gene encoding dihydroneopterin aldolase; amino-acid sequence: MGRIILENIEFYAYHGCFTEEQIVGSKFLVTVKFDYNSMEAEKTDSLSKTINYQEVYVLIKKEMEQKSRLLEHVASRIADAIKNNFHEAEKISVKVTKINPPLGGKIAGVSFTIKK
- a CDS encoding metallophosphoesterase, with product MIVFLIIVFTVHLLVNIYIFLRGWQALAFAPSIRPYYIALFVVLFLSYIIARALENYIGYTIAGVFNWIGSFWFAAMLYFFLLILCIDIIRLLNYWFHFLPAIFYADYAKTKILVMLGSIMVVFLLMIYGFINASQVKISKLDLKLDKKAGQLKSLNIVMLSDIHLGTIIGAKKLKKITKTINTLSPDIVLFAGDLVDENIRHVIKQNLGEHLENITSKYGSYAVPGNHEFIGGANAAIAYLEKHSVKFLLDSAVLIDSVFWLAGRNDKDMKRFTGKERQPLNSLLEGVEKTLPVILLDHQPFYLEKTAEAGVDLQLSGHTHNGQIFPLNLITRAIYNPDWGYRKIGNSHFYISCGVGTWGPPLRIGNHPEIVNITLHFI
- a CDS encoding DUF5686 and carboxypeptidase regulatory-like domain-containing protein; translated protein: MLHIAVLISTAQHLAFGKVIDSVTGAPLAFVNILVNDNDFGGSTDIDGNFYFKSPTPIQTLTFKFVGYNPVVVKMTAPAKSLKILMLRKSLELSGVEIYPGENPAHNIIRKVQANKKINNPENIPLFKYNCYNKVVAEWYLDKTKYTISSNPDSKLKDDSTFLKMSRLADEQHIMMLEAFTERIYKDGKSQETVLGTKVSGFTDANFTTLATDIQPFSFYTDFISLSITDVKDYLNPISNGSIGRYSFILEDTLFDGNDSVFVISFMPMKGKNFNALKGVLYINSNRYAIQNVIAQPAEEGLWSIKIQQLYTFVDNKYWFPSQLNYDWLLPNYPSEKVGVVMKGRSYISDVNFSPELKNSNFGPSNLVFENGAGSRNADFWQNSRKDSLTAKEIKTYHVIDSLGKKHKFDYYSLAIEKILEGYIPLSFLDFSLEELFNYNNIEGVRIGLGLRTNEKLCRWFTIGGFGAYGFWDKKFKYGGNFEFTLSKKHEIFIGAYYLKDLETPGMTDFVGFRNFSYWNEFLIDRIDFAEKLNIYFNFRTLRYAQFEISGLHENRNPEYPYYYLPTVSDTFAGNIHKYTELKIGVRYAHDEKLIDAFNKRYTLGTKYPVLYLTYIHGFKGLLGGQFNYDKLELALEKEFLIKHLGKTYLFLEAGYIWGEVPYTKLFKGKGSYTTSFVFYFRNTFQTMRIDEFLYDRYFAFHFRHSFGNYLFKGKKFRPEPNICQSILYGELSHKEYHSGIDFKVPDKWYFESGLMFDNLLRLKLFNLAYLKLGVGVFYRYGAYAFDNELKNFALKLSFKISGSR
- a CDS encoding YraN family protein — translated: MAEHNELGKQGEDVAAKYLAEKGYKILFRNWRYGKDELDIIAETDTHLVFVEIKTRSNIIFGEPETAVTKKKQSFLIRAANAYIEKNNCTKEARFDIISVILPSHPVHISHIEDAFYPTL